In the Eptesicus fuscus isolate TK198812 chromosome 12, DD_ASM_mEF_20220401, whole genome shotgun sequence genome, one interval contains:
- the LOC129150931 gene encoding disabled homolog 1-like, which translates to MSTETELQVAVKTSAKKDSRKKGQDRSEATLIKRFKGEGVRYKAKLIGIDEVSAARGDKLCQDSMMKLKYDCRDTSSKDGGGESSSTIDLLTLIPRKLSHYFFTPLSNFTMWPEILHRFKVSQHCKVKL; encoded by the exons ATGTCAACTGAGACAGAACTTCAAGTAGCTGTGAAAACCAGCGCCAAGAAAGACTCCAGAAAGAAAGGTCAGGATCGCAGCGAAGCCACTCTGATAAAGAGGTTTAAAGGTGAAGGGGTCCGGTACAAGGCCAAACTGATCGGGATCGACGAGGTTTCGGCAGCTCGGGGAGACAAGTTATGTCAAGATTCCATGATGAAGCTCAAGTATGACTGTAGGGACACAAGTtcgaaagatggcggcggag AAAGCTCCAGCACAATTGACCTGCTGACCTTAATTCCCAGGAAACTGTCACATTACTTCTTTACCCCTTTGTCTAACTTCACAATGTGGCCTGAAATACTGCATCGCTTTAAAGTTTCTCAGCATTGTAAGGTCAAGCTGTAG